Within the bacterium genome, the region GATGGGCGGCCCTCTGCGGGTGCGGCTGGCCGACGCCGTCGGCACCGTCCGATCGGACGGAGGCCGTGCCCAGCGCACCGGCGAGAGCTTCAAACGCATCATCAGGCGGCGGTCGTGATTCTCACCGACGCCGGGCCTCTCGTCGCCATCGTTGATCGGGGCGAACCCGACCACAAGAAGTGCGTGGATGCCCTGGCCAAGCTGCTCGGGCCCATGCTGACGACCT harbors:
- a CDS encoding ribbon-helix-helix protein, CopG family; this encodes MPTSVRLDREQEARLRAIAESEGVPLSEVLRRAAQHYLSEMGGPLRVRLADAVGTVRSDGGRAQRTGESFKRIIRRRS